One stretch of Xiphophorus hellerii strain 12219 chromosome 21, Xiphophorus_hellerii-4.1, whole genome shotgun sequence DNA includes these proteins:
- the ift74 gene encoding intraflagellar transport protein 74 homolog, with protein MASQRPPSGIARPMSRSGSAVPGAGRPPTAVRPPPTAIRVPTGMVPTTSGHPGMRGAIPSPGVLSAAIKVADRPVTQQGLSGMKTGMKGPQRQILDKSYYLGLLRSKINELTTETSKLHKEIENYNQENSVYVSYEKRAEGLAAEIKDLQGQLADYNMLVDKLNTNTEMEEMINDYNMLKAQNDIEARSIDSIFTERREREEVIRAIEEEIGRERQVAEEVVQAMPSAKRDKYFSMTTANEELLQELAVLQEELDVLATRKEDYEAELSHSQIKQEMVRLHETLASLEGKRNSMEDEDRSLGSPQEEREKLLKQVKEDNQEIASMERQLTEIRDRKRQISEDIRNLDQDSEAAQGECQQKYKELKRKEEEIDRFMDSFEESRAEEQEKLTRSQEDIVSLLEHCSRNMLRLRHVDTVTASELKNMQEVLVSKETEVVQSESTARGLTTESRRLQQDLEKVQQLEGKISGELSTLKEQVSTMETELLTYRNLDALRRSADDKRKRLQEERLTLSQRRDSFLQLLEEMNQKHEALKTKLQENETHAQLTNLERKWQHLEQNNFVMKEFIASKTQESDYESVAKVVYQQVADYNKSLIEALQNHRN; from the exons ATGGCGAGCCAGAGACCACCTTCCGGCATTGCTAGGCCGATGAGCCGGAGTGGATCTGCGGTTCCTGGTGCCGGGAGACCCCCGACAGCAGTGCGACCTCCTCCCACCGCTATACGAGTACCAACCGGG ATGGTTCCAACTACCAGTGGGCACCCAGGTATGAGAGGGGCCATCCCCTCTCCTGGAGTTCTGTCAGCAGCCATTAAAGTGGCTGACAGGCCCGTCACCCAGCAGGGTCTCAGTGGGATGAAGACGGGAATGAAAG GGCCTCAGAGACAGATTCTGGATAAATCCTACTACCTGGGTCTCCTCAG GAGTAAAATCAACGAGCTGACCACAGAGACCAGCAAACTGCACAAAGAGATAGAGAACTACAACCAGGAGAACTCTGTCTATGTCTCCTACGAGAAAAG gGCAGAGGGTCTGGCTGCAGAGATTAAGGACCTGCAGGGCCAGCTTGCTGACTACAACATG CTGGTGGACAAGCTCAACACGAACACAGAGATGGAGGAGATGATCAATGACTACAACATG CTAAAAGCACAGAACGACATCGAGGCACGAAGCATCGACAGCATCTTCACAGAGAGGAGAGA GAGAGAAGAGGTCATCCGGGCGATAGAGGAGGAGATCGGAAGGGAGAGGCAGGTGGCTGAGGAAGTCGTCCAGGCAATGCCTTCAGCAAAGCGGGACAAATATTTCTCCATGACAACAGCTAATGAAGAACTGCTGCAG gagcTTGCAGTCCTGCAGGAAGAATTGGACGTCCTGGCAACCAGGAAGGAAGACTATGAAGCA GAGCTGTCTCACTCacagataaaacaggaaatggttCGGCTTCACGAGACGTTGGCATCGCTGGAGGGGAAGCGCAACTCCATGGAGGACGAGGACAGGAGCCTGGGCTCCCCccaggaggagagggagaagcTGCTGAAGCAG gTGAAGGAGGACAACCAGGAAATAGCCAGCATGGAGAGACA GCTTACTGAGATcagagacaggaagagacaAATTTCAGAGGACATCCGGAATCTGGACCAGGACTCAGAGGCAGCTCAGG GCGAGTGTCAACAGAAGTACAAGGAGCtgaagaggaaggaggaggaaataGACA GGTTCATGGACTCGTTTGAGGAGTCCAGAGCCGAGGAGCAGGAGAAACTGACCAGGAGCCAGGAGGACATTGTCTCTCTGCTGGAGCACTGCAGCAGG AACATGTTGAGGCTACGCCACGTCGACACGGTGACCGCCAGCGAGCTGAAGAACATGCAGGAAGTGCTGGTCAGCAAGGAGACGGAGGTGGTCCAATCAGAGAGCACTGCCAGAGGCCTGACCACAG AGTCCCGCCGGCTGCAGCAGGACCTGGAGAAGGTTCAGCAGCTGGAGGGGAAGATCAGCGGCGAGCTCAGCACCCTGAAGGAGCAGGTCAGCACCATGGAAACAGAGCTGCTTACCTACAGAAACCTGGACGCCCTGAGGCGGAGCGCTGACGACAAGAGGAAG aggctCCAGGAGGAGCGGCTGACCCTGAGTCAGCGCAGAGACTCCttcctccagctgctggaggagatgAACCAGAAACATGAAGCCCTCAAGACCAAGCTGCAGGAGAACGAGACGCACGCTCAG CTGACCAACCTGGAGAGGAAATGGCAGCACTTGGAGCAGAACAACTTTGTGATGAAAGAGT TCATCGCTTCAAAGACTCAGGAGAGCGACTACGAGTCGGTTGCTAAGGTGGTCTACCAGCAGGTGGCAGACTACAACAAGAGCCTTATAGAGGCGCTACAGAACCACAGGAACTGA
- the LOC116711686 gene encoding leucine-rich repeat-containing protein 19 isoform X2 — MKEFVCVRAETQSKTMDRCWQFLLLMCLSAVAEFGEANDAPLVKNLTDELLQVIPPNDKSNVSILVIKGNQITLNETDQQALTTYPTLVELYVGENLVTAVPANFFSGLSHLRVLSLSRNNINSLDPEAFSGLDVLEELDLSDNKLTDLCDKTFTKLKRLKILHLQENPWNCSCPLLDSIGRMKEANINFGGPNITCASPAEQKGKNLLHSINLCSTSSPAIAYTDHKSPTPPVTSQPSKGINNTPTTTSTSQNCTVSKRQKPLSGHTWKFTACVAALALITCILILTAIKGPSWYKSFHNYRHRRLVEDDEEGGQDTMITETGGCKSQQTFTFEELSHRIQEQEEDGYFEDPYIKRMEDSEEEIQ; from the exons ATGAAGGAGTTTGTATGTGTGCGTGCGGAAACCCAG AGTAAAACAATGGACAGATGTTGGCAGTTTCTCCTCCTGATGTGCCTTTCTGCAGTGGCTGAATTCGGCGAAGCAAACGATGCACCG CTGGTCAAAAACCTGACAGATGAGCTTCTACAAGTCATCCCTCCTAATGACAAGTCAAATGTTTCCATTCTGGTGATCAAAGGCAACCAGATCACTTTGAATGAGACAGACCAACAAGCCCTGACTACTTATCCAACACTAGTTGAACTGTATGTAGGTGAGAACCTTGTCACTGCTGTGCCAGCCAACTTCTTCTCTGGGCTATCACACCTGAGAGTCCTATCTCTAAGCAGAAACAACATCAACAG TCTGGACCCTGAGGCTTTCTCTGGACTGGATGTTCTAGAAGAGCTGGACCTTTCCGACAACAAGTTGACAGATCTCTGTGACAAGACATTCACTAAGTTAAAACGTCTAAAG ATCCTGCATTTACAAGAAAACCCCTGGAACTGTTCCTGTCCTCTGCTTGACTCCATTGGAAGAATGAAAGAAGCAAATATCAATTTTG GGGGCCCAAACATCACCTGTGCATCTCCAGCagagcagaaaggaaaaaatctCCTGCATTCTATAAATCTTTGTTCTACATCATCACCAGCCATTGCTTATACGGACCATAAATCTCCAACACCACCAGTCACCTCTCAACCATCTAAAGGAATCAACAATACGCCAACAACCACTTCAACAAGTCAGAATTGTACAGTCAGCAAAC GTCAGAAACCTTTGTCTGGACACACATGGAAGTTCACAGCCTGCGTTGCCGCCTTGGCCCTGATCACCTGCATACTCATCCTCACTGCCATCAAAGGACCTTCCTGGTACAAAAGCTTCCACAACTACAGACATCGGAGACTGGTTGAAGACGATGAAGAAGGGGGCCAGGACACCATGATAACTGAGACAGGAGGGTGCAAGAGCCAGCAGACGTTCACTTTTGAGGAACTGAGTCATCGGATACAGGAACAAGAGGAGGATGGATATTTTGAGGATCCATACATCAAGAGGATGGAAGATTCAGAGGAAGAGATACAATGA
- the LOC116711686 gene encoding leucine-rich repeat-containing protein 19 isoform X1 — protein MFSSMNLGFYSLQSKTMDRCWQFLLLMCLSAVAEFGEANDAPLVKNLTDELLQVIPPNDKSNVSILVIKGNQITLNETDQQALTTYPTLVELYVGENLVTAVPANFFSGLSHLRVLSLSRNNINSLDPEAFSGLDVLEELDLSDNKLTDLCDKTFTKLKRLKILHLQENPWNCSCPLLDSIGRMKEANINFGGPNITCASPAEQKGKNLLHSINLCSTSSPAIAYTDHKSPTPPVTSQPSKGINNTPTTTSTSQNCTVSKRQKPLSGHTWKFTACVAALALITCILILTAIKGPSWYKSFHNYRHRRLVEDDEEGGQDTMITETGGCKSQQTFTFEELSHRIQEQEEDGYFEDPYIKRMEDSEEEIQ, from the exons ATGTTTTCCTCTATGAATCTTGGTTTTTATTCTCTCCAGAGTAAAACAATGGACAGATGTTGGCAGTTTCTCCTCCTGATGTGCCTTTCTGCAGTGGCTGAATTCGGCGAAGCAAACGATGCACCG CTGGTCAAAAACCTGACAGATGAGCTTCTACAAGTCATCCCTCCTAATGACAAGTCAAATGTTTCCATTCTGGTGATCAAAGGCAACCAGATCACTTTGAATGAGACAGACCAACAAGCCCTGACTACTTATCCAACACTAGTTGAACTGTATGTAGGTGAGAACCTTGTCACTGCTGTGCCAGCCAACTTCTTCTCTGGGCTATCACACCTGAGAGTCCTATCTCTAAGCAGAAACAACATCAACAG TCTGGACCCTGAGGCTTTCTCTGGACTGGATGTTCTAGAAGAGCTGGACCTTTCCGACAACAAGTTGACAGATCTCTGTGACAAGACATTCACTAAGTTAAAACGTCTAAAG ATCCTGCATTTACAAGAAAACCCCTGGAACTGTTCCTGTCCTCTGCTTGACTCCATTGGAAGAATGAAAGAAGCAAATATCAATTTTG GGGGCCCAAACATCACCTGTGCATCTCCAGCagagcagaaaggaaaaaatctCCTGCATTCTATAAATCTTTGTTCTACATCATCACCAGCCATTGCTTATACGGACCATAAATCTCCAACACCACCAGTCACCTCTCAACCATCTAAAGGAATCAACAATACGCCAACAACCACTTCAACAAGTCAGAATTGTACAGTCAGCAAAC GTCAGAAACCTTTGTCTGGACACACATGGAAGTTCACAGCCTGCGTTGCCGCCTTGGCCCTGATCACCTGCATACTCATCCTCACTGCCATCAAAGGACCTTCCTGGTACAAAAGCTTCCACAACTACAGACATCGGAGACTGGTTGAAGACGATGAAGAAGGGGGCCAGGACACCATGATAACTGAGACAGGAGGGTGCAAGAGCCAGCAGACGTTCACTTTTGAGGAACTGAGTCATCGGATACAGGAACAAGAGGAGGATGGATATTTTGAGGATCCATACATCAAGAGGATGGAAGATTCAGAGGAAGAGATACAATGA
- the LOC116711686 gene encoding leucine-rich repeat-containing protein 19 isoform X3: MDRCWQFLLLMCLSAVAEFGEANDAPLVKNLTDELLQVIPPNDKSNVSILVIKGNQITLNETDQQALTTYPTLVELYVGENLVTAVPANFFSGLSHLRVLSLSRNNINSLDPEAFSGLDVLEELDLSDNKLTDLCDKTFTKLKRLKILHLQENPWNCSCPLLDSIGRMKEANINFGGPNITCASPAEQKGKNLLHSINLCSTSSPAIAYTDHKSPTPPVTSQPSKGINNTPTTTSTSQNCTVSKRQKPLSGHTWKFTACVAALALITCILILTAIKGPSWYKSFHNYRHRRLVEDDEEGGQDTMITETGGCKSQQTFTFEELSHRIQEQEEDGYFEDPYIKRMEDSEEEIQ, from the exons ATGGACAGATGTTGGCAGTTTCTCCTCCTGATGTGCCTTTCTGCAGTGGCTGAATTCGGCGAAGCAAACGATGCACCG CTGGTCAAAAACCTGACAGATGAGCTTCTACAAGTCATCCCTCCTAATGACAAGTCAAATGTTTCCATTCTGGTGATCAAAGGCAACCAGATCACTTTGAATGAGACAGACCAACAAGCCCTGACTACTTATCCAACACTAGTTGAACTGTATGTAGGTGAGAACCTTGTCACTGCTGTGCCAGCCAACTTCTTCTCTGGGCTATCACACCTGAGAGTCCTATCTCTAAGCAGAAACAACATCAACAG TCTGGACCCTGAGGCTTTCTCTGGACTGGATGTTCTAGAAGAGCTGGACCTTTCCGACAACAAGTTGACAGATCTCTGTGACAAGACATTCACTAAGTTAAAACGTCTAAAG ATCCTGCATTTACAAGAAAACCCCTGGAACTGTTCCTGTCCTCTGCTTGACTCCATTGGAAGAATGAAAGAAGCAAATATCAATTTTG GGGGCCCAAACATCACCTGTGCATCTCCAGCagagcagaaaggaaaaaatctCCTGCATTCTATAAATCTTTGTTCTACATCATCACCAGCCATTGCTTATACGGACCATAAATCTCCAACACCACCAGTCACCTCTCAACCATCTAAAGGAATCAACAATACGCCAACAACCACTTCAACAAGTCAGAATTGTACAGTCAGCAAAC GTCAGAAACCTTTGTCTGGACACACATGGAAGTTCACAGCCTGCGTTGCCGCCTTGGCCCTGATCACCTGCATACTCATCCTCACTGCCATCAAAGGACCTTCCTGGTACAAAAGCTTCCACAACTACAGACATCGGAGACTGGTTGAAGACGATGAAGAAGGGGGCCAGGACACCATGATAACTGAGACAGGAGGGTGCAAGAGCCAGCAGACGTTCACTTTTGAGGAACTGAGTCATCGGATACAGGAACAAGAGGAGGATGGATATTTTGAGGATCCATACATCAAGAGGATGGAAGATTCAGAGGAAGAGATACAATGA